The following are encoded in a window of Rubellicoccus peritrichatus genomic DNA:
- a CDS encoding choice-of-anchor E domain-containing protein — protein MKSAAFIVVTLILTQHLRAVIQMQTVTLNTAEVIATGTSSGNADETVEVSFPNIEFVFDQFDPTLGTLDQVTFDVAFSCSSETTSSSLTSADPGFDTNSQINIPVDFFFEDSDLGGAANGGGQTSRIPNEVVELDFGISRTIEPVPGQVDYNDFVGTGTVTFSVDPQESVGIRNFFVSGYFTDYSVQRDAGASLTVTYDYTAVPEPSVYAAGLAMAALGIAWVRRKRS, from the coding sequence ATGAAATCAGCAGCATTCATTGTCGTAACACTCATTTTGACTCAACATCTTCGGGCGGTGATCCAGATGCAAACCGTGACGCTGAATACAGCAGAAGTCATTGCGACGGGCACTTCTTCTGGAAATGCGGACGAAACGGTTGAAGTTTCTTTTCCCAACATTGAATTTGTTTTTGATCAGTTTGACCCAACACTGGGGACACTGGATCAGGTGACATTCGATGTGGCTTTTTCGTGTAGTAGTGAGACGACTTCTAGCAGTCTAACCAGTGCGGACCCTGGTTTCGACACGAATTCTCAAATTAATATCCCAGTGGATTTTTTCTTCGAAGATAGCGATCTTGGAGGGGCAGCAAACGGTGGTGGCCAAACTTCTAGAATACCCAATGAGGTTGTTGAGTTGGATTTTGGGATTTCTAGGACGATTGAGCCTGTGCCGGGTCAGGTCGACTACAATGACTTTGTGGGTACTGGTACCGTCACTTTTAGTGTCGATCCACAAGAATCGGTTGGCATTAGGAACTTCTTTGTTTCCGGGTACTTTACCGACTACAGTGTGCAGCGTGATGCGGGTGCCTCCTTGACGGTTACTTATGACTACACTGCCGTCCCGGAGCCTTCAGTCTACGCGGCGGGTCTGGCTATGGCAGCACTGGGAATTGCTTGGGTTCGCAGGAAGCGGAGCTAA
- a CDS encoding choice-of-anchor E domain-containing protein: MKSVAFIVLTLILTQHLRAVLQMQTITLNTAEVIASGTSSGNSDETVEVTFPDFDFVFDQFDPALGTLDQVTFDYALSYSSEVTTSSLTSADPGFDTDSDIHYRVNPSINGTFILGTGGGNGQVSTTPDEVVDVNVGVSQSSVVSTGQLETMGLEGTGTVVFDVGVSKTFGIPNFSVSGYFTDYSVERDAGATLTVTYDYTPVPEPSIYAAGLAFVALGFAWFRRKRS; encoded by the coding sequence ATGAAATCAGTAGCATTCATTGTCTTAACACTTATTTTGACTCAGCATCTTCGGGCTGTGCTCCAGATGCAGACGATTACCTTGAATACAGCAGAGGTCATTGCATCAGGCACTTCTTCTGGAAATTCAGACGAAACGGTCGAGGTTACTTTTCCCGACTTTGATTTTGTCTTTGACCAGTTTGATCCAGCCCTCGGGACACTGGATCAAGTGACATTCGATTATGCCCTCTCGTATAGCAGTGAGGTGACTACCAGCAGTTTAACCAGTGCTGATCCTGGGTTCGACACGGATTCTGATATTCATTATAGAGTAAATCCTTCAATCAATGGTACTTTTATTTTGGGGACTGGAGGCGGTAATGGACAAGTTTCTACGACACCTGACGAAGTTGTTGATGTAAATGTTGGGGTTTCCCAAAGCTCGGTTGTTTCAACCGGGCAGCTCGAGACTATGGGACTGGAGGGAACCGGTACGGTCGTCTTTGACGTCGGAGTATCTAAAACTTTTGGTATTCCTAATTTTTCAGTTTCCGGGTACTTTACAGACTACAGCGTAGAGCGTGATGCTGGTGCCACTCTGACAGTTACTTATGATTACACTCCGGTTCCGGAGCCTTCCATCTACGCCGCTGGCCTGGCTTTTGTCGCTCTGGGGTTTGCATGGTTTCGCAGGAAGCGGAGCTAA
- the lysS gene encoding lysine--tRNA ligase → MSQKPADSAVDTSDLMAVRRQKLDALRAKGKDPFRNNWVQSHTSAKAYAAYEAFEKDLPESDDPEAKVPDGPEVSVAGRVITFRVMGKASFMKIQDRDGVIQLYVQRDSLPEGLYNEEFKKLDLGDIIGARGVLFKTKTGEITVRVSAYELVSKSMRPLPEKFHGMTDSEQIYRQRHLDLISNPESRQRFITRSRIIQEIRKFLWEREFVEVETPCLHNVAGGAAARPFMTHFNALDCDFTLRIALELHLKRMLVGGFDRVFELGRVFRNEGLSRRHNPEFTMLELYQAYTDHRGMMEVIHSLIQHICKNVLGTFQIPRADSDEVIDLSGDWREVTYKELVLDATKDDKWFSRTKEEKLAACEKLGIQVDPESEDFEVTNNVFEKLIEPTLIQPTFVLNIPKELCPLAKINENDPSTIDVFELCINGQEIAPAYSEQNDPFVQREMFEAQVGEETQNLDEEFLSALEHGMPPAGGMGVGIDRLIILLTGAANIRDTILFPSMRPEKREQSE, encoded by the coding sequence ATGAGTCAGAAACCAGCAGATTCCGCCGTAGACACTAGTGATTTGATGGCCGTGCGCCGTCAGAAGCTCGATGCCCTGCGCGCCAAAGGCAAGGACCCGTTCCGCAACAACTGGGTCCAGTCCCACACCAGCGCCAAGGCTTATGCCGCCTACGAAGCGTTTGAAAAAGACTTGCCTGAGTCCGACGATCCTGAAGCCAAAGTGCCAGACGGTCCCGAAGTATCTGTCGCCGGCCGTGTGATCACCTTCCGCGTCATGGGCAAGGCCAGCTTCATGAAAATTCAGGATCGCGATGGCGTTATTCAGCTCTATGTCCAGCGCGACTCGCTCCCGGAAGGCCTTTACAACGAAGAGTTTAAGAAACTCGACCTCGGTGACATCATCGGTGCCCGTGGTGTGCTTTTTAAGACAAAAACCGGCGAGATAACCGTCCGCGTCAGTGCCTACGAACTAGTTTCCAAGTCGATGCGCCCACTCCCTGAGAAGTTCCATGGGATGACGGACAGCGAGCAGATTTATCGTCAACGCCACTTGGATCTGATTTCCAACCCGGAATCACGTCAGCGTTTCATTACCCGCAGTCGGATCATTCAGGAGATCCGTAAGTTTCTCTGGGAACGTGAATTCGTCGAAGTGGAAACACCATGCCTCCACAACGTGGCGGGTGGGGCCGCTGCCCGACCTTTCATGACCCATTTCAACGCACTTGATTGTGATTTCACACTGCGTATCGCGCTGGAGTTGCATCTCAAGCGCATGCTCGTGGGCGGATTTGACCGTGTGTTCGAATTGGGACGCGTCTTCCGAAATGAAGGCCTCTCCCGTCGGCATAACCCGGAATTCACCATGCTTGAACTCTATCAGGCCTACACGGATCACCGGGGTATGATGGAAGTCATCCACAGCCTGATTCAGCACATCTGCAAAAACGTCCTCGGGACTTTTCAGATCCCCCGTGCCGATAGCGATGAAGTGATTGATCTGTCCGGCGATTGGCGCGAAGTCACTTACAAAGAGCTGGTCCTTGATGCAACCAAGGACGACAAGTGGTTCTCCCGTACCAAGGAAGAAAAGCTGGCTGCCTGTGAAAAGCTGGGCATTCAAGTCGACCCTGAGTCAGAAGACTTCGAAGTGACAAACAACGTCTTTGAGAAACTCATCGAGCCGACATTGATTCAACCAACCTTCGTCCTCAATATTCCGAAGGAACTTTGCCCGCTGGCCAAGATCAATGAGAACGACCCATCCACGATCGACGTTTTCGAACTTTGCATCAATGGACAGGAAATCGCCCCGGCCTACTCGGAGCAAAACGATCCGTTTGTCCAGCGCGAGATGTTTGAAGCACAAGTCGGTGAGGAAACCCAGAACCTTGATGAGGAATTCCTCTCCGCCCTCGAACACGGCATGCCCCCAGCCGGCGGAATGGGTGTGGGCATCGATCGCCTGATCATCCTGCTGACTGGTGCGGCCAACATCCGTGACACCATTCTTTTCCCAAGTATGCGGCCGGAAAAACGGGAACAATCCGAGTAG